The Novipirellula artificiosorum genome segment TCTTCTCCTCCATGGTGATCTCTTTGACCGTCTCAAGGTTGTCCTCTTGAAACTCCGGGCCGGTCCATCCCACGCCTAACCCGCTGTAGTACTCCTTGAACGGTCCGCGCGAGCGTTTGACGTCGTCAAGCGCCACATCCGGATACTCAGGCGTCTTGACCAGACTTGGAAACGGGTGCATTGACCAAAGCGAAATGTAGTTGTACCGATACTTGGCTAGCGTATCGATGTACGACTTCCAAAATTCCATGCTCCACATTTCGGGAATGTTCTCCTGCGCCGCGTCGCACACATCGCTATAGCTCGGCGTACGAACATCTAGCGGGATATTGAATTTGACGCCGCGCATTTGCATATACGGATTCTGGGTCTTGTCCTTGACTCCGGCCAGACCTTCAGAGCGAATCGTCTCCGCCAGGTCCAGCCCGCCATACATGGCGCCGCCCGCATCTTTACCAGCGACGACAATCGCCGCCCCGTTTTTGCGGATCATGAATCCTTCAGCTTGGAGGTCGAGTGAGTCGTCGACCCGAAACACGACTTCTGCTTCTTCCCCACGCGTCGCTAGAGAAGCCTGGATCTCCTCGTTGGCAAATTCCAACTGAGGCTGTAATGCACCGGAGGCGGTTCCGGTGCTGATCAACAGTAGCGTGCAAAGAATCGTGTGAACTCTCATCAATCTCTTCCTTTCAACTTGTTGTGATTAACTGCGAAAAATCCTGAGGATCCCTGCTTTCTATCGATTCACCTTCAAGACAAAACCCAACTCAGACTTCAAGCGAGCGGGTAGAGTCGCGGTTAACCCATTTTCATCCTGGCTGAAGTCCACCTTGCCGTGCCCCAGCAGTTCAACGGACTTCACCTTCCCAATGCCTGTGTCAAAAGACTTCACTGTTACTGTCTCTTTCGCAGGGACCAACGAGATCGCGTACAGTGAATCATCCTTCTGCGTAAACCAGAAATCCTCGGCGGTGAAATCAAACTGAAACCCGCGTTTTTCGCGGTCCCCCGTTCCTCCCATGCTGAGTTGAGTTATTCCCTCCTTGGTGAGCTTCCATTTGCTCGTTCCGTAAACGGCCTCGCCGTTGACATCCAGCCACGCACCGACGGCTTGCAAATTGCCAACGCTCTCGGTGGGCACACCGCCCAAACCGGTCGGCCCAATGTTCAGCATGTAGTTGCCGCCCTTGGAAACGATTTCGATCAACCAAAAGAGGATTTCCTGAGGTGACTTCCAATCCTGGTCATAACCGTTGAACCCCCAAGAGTTGTTGAACGTGCCAACGGTTTCCCAGGGTTTCTTCAGATCATCCAGGTTTTCAGGAATCTTGTTATCACCTGGAATGGTGTAGTCGCCAAATCCGTTTCCGATTCGATGAGTGATGATAATCTGCGGCTGGATGTCATACACGATCTTATAGAAATTGAAGCTTTGCTCAGCGTCCATGCGCCAGGGCATGTCATACCAAAGACATTTCATGTCCGGGTAATTCTCCATCAATTCCTTCACTTGTGGATACGCTTTGTTGTCCAGGTATTCCTGAAACGTATTCGGGCTGGGGTCCCATGTGTTGGCACCGAAGGCCAGGTTTTGATTCTCGATCGTCCACCCCTTCTCCTTGTATTCTGCTGCACGGCAGTCGGAACCATCCGCCCAGTCAATGTTGTGAGAGTAATACACACCAAAGGCCAGGCCCTCCTTCTTACAGGCGTCATGCAGTTCCCTGATGATGTCGCGTTTGAAAGGGGTTGCGTCCATCACATCAAAATCGCTGACTCGCGAATCGTACAATGCAAAACCGTCATGATGCTTTGCAGTGATGACGAGGTATCTCATGCCCGCGGCTTTCGCGAGCTTGACAATCGCCTCGGCATCAAAATGGATGGGGTTAAACGACTTCGCCAACTGCGCGTATTCCGCCCGAGGAACCTCCGCTGCGTGCTGTATCCACTCTGCGACATGTGGACGTCGCATCTCATGGATCTTTTGGCCATCCCAGACCCCACCTGGGATCGAATAGAGGCCCCAGTGGATAAACATTCCAAACTTGGAATCTTTGAACCACTGCATGGTCTCGGCCTTGGACTCGTTCATCGCCTTCCATTCTTTCAGGTGAACTTCAGGCAGCTTATCCGGCGGAGCGGCGTAGCTGAATTGTGCGGCGCACATGAGGACAAGGGGGAATAGTATTCTTAGTTTCATCGAATGGTCCTTTATGTTTGGTGTTTCTCGTTTTCGAATTTCGTGCAGGTCTACTGCTCTGTTTCTTATTCGCGGTTGTACACTCGCCCACCTCTTTCACGCGACTGCTAAGCAGTTCACCAGGAATCATCGGGTATTGTTTATTTCACTCTCCCGCAAGCGGCAGGGTGAGTCTGTGTCATCATACTGTAAGGCTTGACGCCTGGGTCGGTCCAACAGCCGAATCACTGTTGCTCCCTGGTTGCTCTCGCGGCCATCAGCATGCACCGCGGTGACCTTGATCGTCATCTGGTCGACTTGTTCTAGGTCGGCGGATTTGTAGACGAAATCGGTGACTGTGATATCGGAAGCGATCAGCTCATAGTCCGGTGCGTTGCCGACCGCGCGGTACAGCTTGTACGACGCTGCATTCGCGGTGCCCGTCCAAGAGAGCTGGATCTCATCTATTGCAGATTCCTTGTTGATCTTAAGGTTCGTGGGCGCGATCACCGGAATGCAGACCGGGATGTCGGTGACTACATAGGTCTGGCCCTTGGTGGTTTTGATGCGGACTTGGTCACTGCCCTTGGCAACGAAGTCGACCGCCTGACCTTCCGCGGTCTTGATCATTGCCTGGGCGACGTTGGGGTACCTCAAGTCCAAGTCTCCGCCGGATTTGGACAAGACTTCCAACTGAC includes the following:
- a CDS encoding alpha-L-fucosidase yields the protein MKLRILFPLVLMCAAQFSYAAPPDKLPEVHLKEWKAMNESKAETMQWFKDSKFGMFIHWGLYSIPGGVWDGQKIHEMRRPHVAEWIQHAAEVPRAEYAQLAKSFNPIHFDAEAIVKLAKAAGMRYLVITAKHHDGFALYDSRVSDFDVMDATPFKRDIIRELHDACKKEGLAFGVYYSHNIDWADGSDCRAAEYKEKGWTIENQNLAFGANTWDPSPNTFQEYLDNKAYPQVKELMENYPDMKCLWYDMPWRMDAEQSFNFYKIVYDIQPQIIITHRIGNGFGDYTIPGDNKIPENLDDLKKPWETVGTFNNSWGFNGYDQDWKSPQEILFWLIEIVSKGGNYMLNIGPTGLGGVPTESVGNLQAVGAWLDVNGEAVYGTSKWKLTKEGITQLSMGGTGDREKRGFQFDFTAEDFWFTQKDDSLYAISLVPAKETVTVKSFDTGIGKVKSVELLGHGKVDFSQDENGLTATLPARLKSELGFVLKVNR